DNA sequence from the Geobacter sp. AOG2 genome:
CGAACGAGCAATGGAGAGAAAGCCATGAAACTGTGCACTATCTGCAAAAAGGAGTTTGATGAGGCTGGCGAGCGTTCGGTATACGCCGAAGCTGGAGAGTGGTTGGCAGGAGAGGTCTGGCAGGATGAGGGGGAGTTGTGCCCGCTCTGTCTGGAAAACCGGGCCAGGTTGGTGATGATGTACTGCCCGGAGTACGCTTCCTGAAACGTTTTCCCTCTCTTTCGGTCCCGCGACGATAGTTCCTTTCTAGTCATACACCTTCATATGACAGCCGGCGCAGTGATAGGGCCCCGCATTTTGTTCACCGTGACACCCCTTGCAGTTCCTGTGCGCCCACTCCTTGCCGAAGCCTTCGATTTTGCCCGGTACTGCTTCATGACAGCTCCGGCAGGTGTGGGTCGCGGCCATGTGGGCCTTGTGCCTGAACATGACGCCGTTTTTCATGGTGATTATCTCGGGAGCAGCGCAGGCCGAACCTGTGAGCATAACCACGCTCAAAACAATAATGACGGCAGAAACCACGTTTTGGCCGATCCAATCCATATGCGTGAACCTTCGTATCGGAGCGGTGTGATAATGGGAGCCGTGGGTGCAAAAAACCCGGTTCTTCAGGAGGAACAAGAAGAAGCCGGGCAGAAGGGAAGGGAGGCATCGCTACCTCCCTTTCGCATAAAAGTTCTGGTTAATCCACGGATTTCCGCAGGAAGGTCGGGATATCGTACTGGTCTTCGTCGTCCTCGATAAAGGAAACGGCCGGTCTGATGCGGGTTGTACTCTCATTCTGCTGACGGTCGCGGATATGGGTGGGGATGTCCAGCCATTTTTTGTTGACGGTGCTCTTCTCGGTCAGCGGGGTGACGTTGTGGCGCAGGTCGCGACCCCGTTCCATGTCGAAGCGATCGCCGAAACCGGTGACGATGGCGGTTACCTTGATCTCATCCCCCAGGCTCTCGTCGATGACCACGCCGATGATGATGTTGGCGTCTTCGTGGACCTTTTCGTGGACGGTCTTGTTGACGGCGTCGAAGTCGTCCATGGTCATGCTGGCTGAGCCGGTTATGTTGACCAGAACGCCCTTGGCGCCGGAAACATCGATGTCTTCGAGCAGCGGGCTGGAGATGGCGCACTTGGCTGCTTCGACGGCCCGGTTTTCACCGCTGGCGATACCGATCCCCATCATGGCCATGCCACGCTCGCTCATGATGGACTTGACGTCGGCAAAGTCCACGTTGATGAAGCCGGAGGTGGTGATCAGGTCGGAAATGCCCTGAACCGCCTGGCGCAGGACGTCATCGGATGGTTTGAATGCATCCAGGATGCCGAGGGAGCGAGGGGCAATATTGAGGAGTCGATCATTGGGGATAATGATCAGGGAGTCCACATGCTTCTTCAGTTCGCGGATGCCCTCTTCGGCCTTTGCCATGCGCTGCTTGCCTTCACGGGAGAACGGCTTGGTGACGATGCCGACGGTCAGCGCTCCGGCTTCCTTGGCCGCCTCTGCAATGACCGGTGCTGCGCCGGTGCCGGTGCCGCCGCCCATGCCGGCGGCGATGAAGATCATGTCGGCGCCTTTGAGCATTTCGGTCATTTTTTCCCGGTCTTCAAGGGCCGCATCACGGCCGATGTTGGGGTTGGCGCCTGCTCCGAGTCCTTTGGTCAGTTGCCCGCCAAGCTGCACCTTGACTGGCGCTTTGGAATGGCGCAAGGCCTGGGC
Encoded proteins:
- a CDS encoding cytochrome c3 family protein, whose translation is MDWIGQNVVSAVIIVLSVVMLTGSACAAPEIITMKNGVMFRHKAHMAATHTCRSCHEAVPGKIEGFGKEWAHRNCKGCHGEQNAGPYHCAGCHMKVYD
- the ftsZ gene encoding cell division protein FtsZ: MFEFDETIEQSAVIKVIGVGGGGGNAVNTMIANNIHKVDFIVANTDAQALRHSKAPVKVQLGGQLTKGLGAGANPNIGRDAALEDREKMTEMLKGADMIFIAAGMGGGTGTGAAPVIAEAAKEAGALTVGIVTKPFSREGKQRMAKAEEGIRELKKHVDSLIIIPNDRLLNIAPRSLGILDAFKPSDDVLRQAVQGISDLITTSGFINVDFADVKSIMSERGMAMMGIGIASGENRAVEAAKCAISSPLLEDIDVSGAKGVLVNITGSASMTMDDFDAVNKTVHEKVHEDANIIIGVVIDESLGDEIKVTAIVTGFGDRFDMERGRDLRHNVTPLTEKSTVNKKWLDIPTHIRDRQQNESTTRIRPAVSFIEDDEDQYDIPTFLRKSVD